The following is a genomic window from Gadus morhua chromosome 23, gadMor3.0, whole genome shotgun sequence.
cattatggagcaggtaggggttagacagtacagagacaggtcattcaggggcaggtcggggttagactacagagaggtcattatggagcaggtagggttggGGTATCGGGCCCTGGCCTGGGAGTCAAACCCCCCAGCCAGTGAACTTCCTCCCCTAATCAGATTAGGTTTAGTGTATTTGTCCTTTATTGCTGTTGAGATAAGATAAGACTTTATTGATCCCTCAGGCAGGTtggggtaatgtgtgtgtgtgttataaagaGTGAAAGGGTGTTCAAATAAGATAAGATGACTCTTTCTggctagcctagcctagcataTAGCCTTGCTCTGACTAGCCTAGCCTAGGATAGCCAAGACCTCACTAACCTGGCCTATCCCTGACTAGCCTAGCGTGGCCTAGACCTCACTAGCTTACCCTTCCCTTGACTATCCGAGTCTAACGCTTAGTGACCTAGCCTAGACCGTACTAACCCAGCCCCGGATACTAACCTAGCCTCTTGTCTGTGTAGGGACCATAGACTGTGGGGTACACAGTCTAACAGAAATGATGAAATTAAACAGCAATTCAAGGAACTATTAttatatatcttatatatatcATTGTCATCATTGAATGAAAACAGCCTAAATGAAGGTACTCCAAATTACTGACATCTTCCGTTAATTGAGTTATACCTGTTTAAATACCTAcgcacggacagacagacagacagacagacggacaggcagacagtcagtcaggcaggcaggcagtcagcCAGACATTATGTCACATCATCTGAACTCCTCCGTCGTGGCTGGAGGGGATCCCAGCAGACATGCCTAGCAGGTCTAATGTTTAGACATGTCACCCAGAGCTGAGCCGGGAAGGAGTGTTCATTCTGCACGGGATGTTTGCCTTTCCACTACCTCATATCACGCCCTGAATTCCTCGCCCTCTGTTACCAGAACTCTACTTAAATCTGCTGTTATAGTGTGATATAAAGGTCCAGTGGCTACAATTTTAGCTTTAGGTCAGAAAAATCAAGTATACATCTTAGACAAATACTTAGGATCAAATGAGTGACGAGCATTCAATTATTGTATTTTACTGTCATGGAATCCTCCCACGAGCAACTAACAGTAGAGTTCCACTCGTTCCTTCCACATGTATTCATTTCTATTGACGGTTCACTAACAGATGCAGATCAACAACCTGAGCCACCTGACTCCGGAGGGGAAGGCGGGAACCACGTGGCCCATCGGCATCACCGCGCCCTTCAAGCCCAAGACGCGCTTCGAGGTCATCAACTGGGAGTACTTCACCGAGGACCACGTGTACTCGTGCCTGGAGAGCGCCCCCAAGTGCGAGCTGCGGGGCGCCGACCGGGCCGACGTTAGCGCCGTGCTGGAGATGGCGGTGGAGCGCCTCAACGCCCGCTACCAGCCCCAGCTGCGCTTCCGCAAGCGGCGCCTGCTCAACGGCTACCGGCGCTTCGACCCCACGCGGGGCATGGAGTACGTGCTGGACCTGGTGCTGGAGGCCTACACCCAGAAGGGCCACAGCCAGGTGCTGGGCCGCCGGGTCAACCTGCTGAGGCCCCTCAGCTCCATCGAGATCATCCCCATGCCCTACGTGACGGAGGCCACGCGCGTGCAGGTCATCCTGCCCGTCACGGCGCCGGAGCAGGACTACGTGGGCAACTTCCTGGACACGTACGTCACCAACACGCTGGACACGCGTGACAACGTGCTGCTCACCTTCCTGTTCATCTACGACCCGTTCGACGCGCAGCGCGTCAGCCAGACGGACGTGTTCGCCGGCCTCAAGGCCATGATCAGCGAGGTGGAGAAGCGCTACGGCGACGTGAAGATCCCGTGGATCAGCGTGAAGACGGAGGTGCCGTCGCAGGTCAAGCTCATGGACATCATCTCCAAGAAGCACCCCGTGGACACGCTGTTCTTCCTGGCGGGCCCCTGGACCGAGATCAACGGCGACTTCCTCAACCGCTGCCGCATGAACGCCATCAGCAGCTGGCAGGTGTTCTTCCCCGTCCACTTCCAGGAGTTCAGCCCTTCGGTGGCGTCGCGCGAGCAGCCGCAGTCCTCGTCGGCCTTCGCCTTCGACCCGCTGCGCGACGGACACTTCGACCGGCAGGTGTTCGACGAGGCGTGCTTCTACAACGCCGACTACATGACCGCCCgcaccaagatggccgccgacATCCTGGACAACGAGGAGCTGCTGGAGAGCATGGACGTGTACGACATCTTCGTGCGCTACTCGGGCCTGCACGTGTTCCGCGCCGTGGAGCCGGCGCTGGTGCAGAAGTACGTGCGGCGCGCGTGCAACCCACGCTTCAGCGAGGACATCTACCACCGCTGCGTGCTCAGCAACCTGGAGGGGCTGGCGTCACGCTCGCACCTCTCCATGGCGTTGTTCGAGCAGGAGCAGGCCAACAGCACCTAGACACGCCTCCCCCCCCGCATGCTGGGGGGGTGGATGCCGTTGAACACTGCCGAGGAGAGAGAACATAACAATGAAACTGCTTTCCTACGGTCACTTTGGTGCCTTGCTCTCAGGAAACGTGGGCAATATGGTGGAGGGGTGGTACTCCCCCCCCCGTCGCTATCGCAATGTTGTCCAGATCTTCACGATGTCCCTTCCCGTCCAGGCCTGGGGCGGCTAGCTGGCTGCTCATATGGCCGCCGGCTTCTACTGGAAGACAGACTGGCTATTGAAGTATGTGCTGTTAATAATAAACAGCACATAATGTCACataatgttattttttctaCGGTTGAGGACCATGGACAGAAACAAATTGAGCCATACTTTCTATTAAAGAATGTTAACCCCAACTGTAAGCTCAGCAGGATGACAGTGTtctggttcagtgtttctgctCCTAAAGTATTAAAGACCATTTGACATTATGTCCGTGTTCACAAACGTCCCCTTCATTCCTTCTGTCTGTCATTTCCTTCAGATCCCATCAGTCTACACGAGACATTCAGTACCTTTTACATGGAGGTTGATAAAACCGATCCTAATCTGGTTAAGGCCTTTGAATTATTAACTATCATGTAAACCCCTTCATTTTGTTCAGTCATTTGTTTAATTCCCAGAGCACAAGGCAGAAGACGGTGAGATAACTTGATTATCACTGGATGTCATGTGACACCTGAATCACCTAAAGGTCAGATCTACGACACTTCCCTCGAGACCCCATTCCTACAGATATAATAAGGTAACACGGTCAGCCACGCGCACAGAGTGACTGTTGAAGATGAACAGTCATCTCCAACAGGTGACTGTTCCTCTCCCTCTAGTTTCTGCATATGTTTTCACGGCCGTGCCCTGTATCTTCGTACAGTTTGTTCCCAACCAACtacacccccccgcccctctctcttATTAGGTCACTCCTCTGCTGCCCTGCTCCTGAGAGTTCTCCACCCACCCCTgaggcaggggagggagggagggaggcgctGCCCTCTACCTTCAAGGCGGTGGAAggtggagctcagagctgaatGAGACCCTTTCACAAGCCCTCTCCCCCCGGATTGAGGCAGAGGGGCTAGGAGCTACTATACACAGGGTGTATTTATAAGGGGTGTACTCTCACCGTTAACATGGGAGCGCTAAGGTAGCATAGCATGAGTGTGTGAAAAATCATGTTGAAAGAAGAAAACTGATTTGTTTTAGCATGTTAAGCGTGACCTTGGGATGTTCAACATGTCTACATCCTCCAAATGTTGCATCGCAATATGTGGGGGTCTGGTCCAGTCTGGTGTCAGCGTTTACGGCATGGTTTCCATAGTGACCTGGACCTGACTCTACACACTTTCCGCCCTACGTAAAACCTCACTCGTACATAGGGGGCAGAGTCTACGAGATCCTCATGCTTTCATTAGCGTTCCGAGCAAAGCCTAGTTGTGGACAAGACATTTTagcttattaaaaaaaaaaagacatttcaGAATGTATGGCATTTACAAACTTTGGCATCACTTCTTTATTTACATCCAGGCGGTCACAGTCAaaatttccctttttttgttGTAACATCATCTGCAAACCATTTTCGTTTATTTAAAATCTCGACACAGTAATTATTTGTGTTGGTGTACCACGGGTGTGACAGTGTAAACAGGGATAGAGACCTAGAAAACACATGCAGTTGACAGACGTTTGCTAAACGCAACAGACCTTTGAACGTGAATCAACGCCTTATTAGAGGAAACTCTCACACGGGTGGTAGGATGCTGTCAGCCACCCCACATTATTTCTGAATGAGAAGCAAGTTGCAGTTTCCAAATTCCTGCACAAGAGGGAGCCAGCGGACCAGTGACGCCGTTGTGACGACAGTGATGATAAACGGCCttacaaaaaatatgttttgttttttttaccagaCACTAAGTACTGAGGTACATAAGATGCTTTAAACGACTTTCTGCTTCTCTAGTGAGTGCAGTTAACATAATTAGAGTACTGTTCTATTAACGAAAACACTTCTGAAAATCACACCTACAGTAAATTGCTGGTAGAGCATTATCATTTTTGGCAAACTTTCCAGaaggcatttttttttttacatgagtGTGCTATGAATTGACTTCTCATCACGTAAACGGCTAAACCAGCGTAACATATGTACACGTACTGcttcaaatgtattcattaatATACACAAAGCATGCATAGGTCATCGTGAGTTATCCCATCACTCTTGTTTATGCCGGGTGGAAAGTTCCCCCCCATGACGGAAATCTACAGCACAGTGCAAAGAGAGTCTGTTGGCTGAGAAACGGTGACAGTGaaacatgaataaaataaatggagaAAGGTGCAGATTAACTGCTAAACTAGTGAGTTTCCATGGAGACCAAAATAAAGTTAATGAGCAACCCAACAGGTAAATCGAACCTCCTCAACAGAAGCCCCTCTGGTGAAACTCTGCTATTGCATCAGTCACAATTATTGATTTGAGCCAATTCAAAACCGCTTGTAATAACCTGTGTTTCACCAGAGAGGCTGCTGTTTCTTGCGTTTGATTTAAAGTGTTTTGGTTACTTGTTCTTCCCCGTTACATTTGAAAAGTATTCAGTCTTTTCTCATGTTAGACTAGGCTCCACAGCACACAGTGGAACGCTAAAGTTCCTTTTCTACGTATTTAGAGCCGCCGTACTGCAATACGAGGCCAAGACCTCCAAAcaatgacacaaacaaacaggcatATACTGTACAGTTAGCTgtcttaagaaaaaaaaaatatttacattcACATCTCTTATTAAAAAAGTCTTCATCTTTCCCttccgtttttttttaacagtccGTGAGACTTTGTATTACAAACTATAAACTGCGTCCCAAAGCAGCAGAACTCAGCGCCTGCAGTATTTTTCAGAAAGTGTGCCTGCTACTACTCAGGTGTTTAGAAAAACACGATATTATTTCCGCATGCAGtaaaagtcacacacacacacaaacactcggtACTCCAAGTAGTACTGTAAAATACTGCATGTACTAGCGGTTCTGGTCTTTAGCTCCTTCATCTTCCGTGTAAGACAGCGAATACTGCTTATATTTTGAACCTTTGGTGAAACATTTGAGACATCTTTAATTCTTTAAGTATAACATCATAAATAGGCAGTCAGTAACTTCATAAAAACCTAATTATCACTCTTAAATGTCCTGCTATCATAATgccaaactgttttttttttgtttttacaagctTCGTTCAACTTTCCGACAGCTATCCATTTTGTTTTACAGAAACATTTATGATCCAAATTTTCCAATAATTcatataatttgaatatcacAGCACGGTGGGGGCAATTGTGACGTGTATCAGCAGTGCTGCTGTCGAAAGGTCTGGATAGTGAAAATACTGTTTGGAGTTGACAATTGAATTAGCCAATAAGCACATCAGTCTAGATACTGAACATCCCCCAACTGCTTTTT
Proteins encoded in this region:
- the chpf2 gene encoding chondroitin sulfate glucuronyltransferase produces the protein MRLSSLLAVFRPALPLILGLSLGCSLSLLMVSWTQGDADDSCGEELGNVGLFVGGHRGDRADSRDGAGNEDFTPRIVPYHKDPNKPHKKVLRTRYIHSELGIREHLLVGVLTSRATLNTLAVAVNRTVAHRFHRTFFFTGLRSAKLPHGMTVVAHGDDRPVWLMYETVRHLHRHHGNEYDWFLLAQDDTYLQADRLAQLVGHLSSGRDLYLGRAEEFIGGEEKARYCHGGYGYLLSQSLLGKLQPHLDTCRNDILSVRPDEWLGRCIIDYLGLTCLEVYQEMRYQYFELGKNADPEREDSPQFRNALAVHPVSEPSLMYRLHKRFSQMELEWTYQQIEQLQMQINNLSHLTPEGKAGTTWPIGITAPFKPKTRFEVINWEYFTEDHVYSCLESAPKCELRGADRADVSAVLEMAVERLNARYQPQLRFRKRRLLNGYRRFDPTRGMEYVLDLVLEAYTQKGHSQVLGRRVNLLRPLSSIEIIPMPYVTEATRVQVILPVTAPEQDYVGNFLDTYVTNTLDTRDNVLLTFLFIYDPFDAQRVSQTDVFAGLKAMISEVEKRYGDVKIPWISVKTEVPSQVKLMDIISKKHPVDTLFFLAGPWTEINGDFLNRCRMNAISSWQVFFPVHFQEFSPSVASREQPQSSSAFAFDPLRDGHFDRQVFDEACFYNADYMTARTKMAADILDNEELLESMDVYDIFVRYSGLHVFRAVEPALVQKYVRRACNPRFSEDIYHRCVLSNLEGLASRSHLSMALFEQEQANST